The Canis lupus familiaris isolate Mischka breed German Shepherd chromosome X, alternate assembly UU_Cfam_GSD_1.0, whole genome shotgun sequence genome has a segment encoding these proteins:
- the NXT2 gene encoding NTF2-related export protein 2 isoform X1 encodes MRRFRRDWAHRRDSGRYQRRREYFDEPETSYSSSRGRPTREEVVTPPLPEQAASGSLMATSVDFKTHVDQACRAAEEFVNIYYETMDKRRRALTRLYLEKATLIWNGNVVTGLEALANFFEMLPSSEFQVNMLDCQPVHEQATQAQTTVLVVTSGIVKFDGNKQHYFNQNFLLTAQSTPNNTVWKIASDCFRFQDWAST; translated from the exons ATGAGAAGATTCAGAAGAGACTGGGCTCATAGAAGGGACTCAGGAAGATACCAAAGAAGGAGAGAATATTTTGATGAGCCAGAAACCAGCTATTCGAG CAGCCGAGGGCGCCCGACACGTGAAGAGGTAGTGACGCCGCCACTGCCGGAACAAGCTGCTTCGGGGTCCCTCATGGCCACGTCTGTG gactttaaAACTCACGTAGATCAGGCATGTAGAGCTGCTGAGGAATTTGTCAATATTTACTATGAGACAATGGACAAAAGAAGACGG gcacTAACCCGGCTGTATCTGGAGAAGGCCACTTTAATATGGAATGGAAATGTTGTTACAGGGCTGGAGGCCCTAGCTAATTTTTTTGAGATGTTGCCTTCTAGTGAGTTCCAGGTCAATATGTTAGATTGCCAACCAGTTCATG AGCAAGCTACTCAGGCCCAGACTACAGTTCTCGTTGTGACCAGTGGAATTGTGAAGTTTGATGGAAACAAACAACACTACTTCAACCAGAACTTCCTGCTGACTGCCCAGTCTACTCCTAACAACACTGTGTGGAAGATTGCAAGTGATTGCTTCCGTTTCCAAGATTGGGCTAGTACTTAA
- the LOC481017 gene encoding ER membrane protein complex subunit 2-like isoform X1 — MAKVSELYDVTWEEMRDKMRKWREENSRNSEQIVEVGEELINEYASKLGDDIWIIYEQVMIAALDYGRDDLALFCLQELRRQFPGSHRVKRLTGMRFEAMERYDDAIQLYDRILQEDPTNTAARKRKIAIRKAQGKNVEAIRELNEYLEQFVGDQEAWHELAELYINEHDYAKAAFCLEELMMTNPHNHLYCQQYAEVKYTQGGLENLELSRKYFAQALKLNNRNMRALFGLYMSASHIASNPKASAKTKKDNMKYASWAASQINRAYQFAGRSKKETKIKAVEDMLETLQITQS, encoded by the exons ATGGCGAAGGTCTCAGAGCTTTACGATGTCACTTGGGAAGAAATGcgagataaaatgagaaaatggagagaagaaaactcACGAAACAGTGAGCAAATTGTGGAAGTTGGAGaggaattaattaatgaatatgCTTCTAAGCTTGGAGATGATATTTGGATCATATATGAACAAGTGATGATTGCAGCCCTAGACTATGGTCGAGATGACTTGGCATTGTTTTGTCTTCAGGAGTTGAGAAGACAGTTTCCTGGCAGCCACAGAGTCAAGAGACTAACAGGCATGAGATTTGAAGCCATGGAAAGATATGATGATGCTATACAACTATATGATCGAATTTTACAAGAAGATCCAACTAACACTGCTGCAAGAAAGCGTAAGATTGCCATTCGAAAAGCCCAGGGGAAAAATGTGGAGGCCATTCGGGAACTGAATGAGTATCTGGAACAATTTGTTGGGGACCAAGAAGCCTGGCATGAACTTGCAGAACTTTATATCAATGAACACGACTATGCTAAAGCAGCCTTTTGTTTAGAGGAGCTAATGATGACTAATCCACACAACCACTTATACTGTCAGCAGTATGCTGAAGTTAAATATACCCAAGGTGGACTTGAAAACCTCGAACTTTCAAGAAAGTATTTTGCGCAGGCACTGAAACTGAACAACAGAAATATGAGAGCTTTGTTTGGGCTTTACATGTCGGCAAGTCATATTGCTTCTAATCCAAAAGCaagtgcaaaaacaaaaaaggacaacATGAAATATGCTAGTTGGGCAGCTAGTCAAATAAACAGAGCTTATC AGTTTGCAGGTCGAAGTAAGAAGGAAACTAAAATTAAGGCAGTTGAAGACATGTTGGAAACACTGCAGATCACCCAGTCTTAA
- the NXT2 gene encoding NTF2-related export protein 2 isoform X4, whose translation MDKRRRALTRLYLEKATLIWNGNVVTGLEALANFFEMLPSSEFQVNMLDCQPVHEQATQAQTTVLVVTSGIVKFDGNKQHYFNQNFLLTAQSTPNNTVWKIASDCFRFQDWAST comes from the exons ATGGACAAAAGAAGACGG gcacTAACCCGGCTGTATCTGGAGAAGGCCACTTTAATATGGAATGGAAATGTTGTTACAGGGCTGGAGGCCCTAGCTAATTTTTTTGAGATGTTGCCTTCTAGTGAGTTCCAGGTCAATATGTTAGATTGCCAACCAGTTCATG AGCAAGCTACTCAGGCCCAGACTACAGTTCTCGTTGTGACCAGTGGAATTGTGAAGTTTGATGGAAACAAACAACACTACTTCAACCAGAACTTCCTGCTGACTGCCCAGTCTACTCCTAACAACACTGTGTGGAAGATTGCAAGTGATTGCTTCCGTTTCCAAGATTGGGCTAGTACTTAA
- the NXT2 gene encoding NTF2-related export protein 2 isoform X3, which yields MAGRKDFKTHVDQACRAAEEFVNIYYETMDKRRRALTRLYLEKATLIWNGNVVTGLEALANFFEMLPSSEFQVNMLDCQPVHEQATQAQTTVLVVTSGIVKFDGNKQHYFNQNFLLTAQSTPNNTVWKIASDCFRFQDWAST from the exons ATGGCTGGGAGAAAG gactttaaAACTCACGTAGATCAGGCATGTAGAGCTGCTGAGGAATTTGTCAATATTTACTATGAGACAATGGACAAAAGAAGACGG gcacTAACCCGGCTGTATCTGGAGAAGGCCACTTTAATATGGAATGGAAATGTTGTTACAGGGCTGGAGGCCCTAGCTAATTTTTTTGAGATGTTGCCTTCTAGTGAGTTCCAGGTCAATATGTTAGATTGCCAACCAGTTCATG AGCAAGCTACTCAGGCCCAGACTACAGTTCTCGTTGTGACCAGTGGAATTGTGAAGTTTGATGGAAACAAACAACACTACTTCAACCAGAACTTCCTGCTGACTGCCCAGTCTACTCCTAACAACACTGTGTGGAAGATTGCAAGTGATTGCTTCCGTTTCCAAGATTGGGCTAGTACTTAA
- the NXT2 gene encoding NTF2-related export protein 2 isoform X2: MATSVDFKTHVDQACRAAEEFVNIYYETMDKRRRALTRLYLEKATLIWNGNVVTGLEALANFFEMLPSSEFQVNMLDCQPVHEQATQAQTTVLVVTSGIVKFDGNKQHYFNQNFLLTAQSTPNNTVWKIASDCFRFQDWAST; this comes from the exons ATGGCCACGTCTGTG gactttaaAACTCACGTAGATCAGGCATGTAGAGCTGCTGAGGAATTTGTCAATATTTACTATGAGACAATGGACAAAAGAAGACGG gcacTAACCCGGCTGTATCTGGAGAAGGCCACTTTAATATGGAATGGAAATGTTGTTACAGGGCTGGAGGCCCTAGCTAATTTTTTTGAGATGTTGCCTTCTAGTGAGTTCCAGGTCAATATGTTAGATTGCCAACCAGTTCATG AGCAAGCTACTCAGGCCCAGACTACAGTTCTCGTTGTGACCAGTGGAATTGTGAAGTTTGATGGAAACAAACAACACTACTTCAACCAGAACTTCCTGCTGACTGCCCAGTCTACTCCTAACAACACTGTGTGGAAGATTGCAAGTGATTGCTTCCGTTTCCAAGATTGGGCTAGTACTTAA